From a region of the Anomalospiza imberbis isolate Cuckoo-Finch-1a 21T00152 chromosome 3, ASM3175350v1, whole genome shotgun sequence genome:
- the GCM1 gene encoding chorion-specific transcription factor GCMa — translation MLKGADDSVMEQEGSASRHGEMTSWDINDIKLPQHVSQTDWFQEWPDSYVKHIYSSEDKNAQRHHSSWAMRNTNNHNSRILKKSCLGVVVCGNNCSTLDGKKIYLRPAICDKARQKQQRKCCPNCNGPLRLLSCRGHGGYPVTNFWRHEGQFIFFQSKGAHDHPRPETKLEAEARRSIQKAKTAFSPSSLRLKRIQEIESLTGAMPTQEPLPLLLSNPDAHMPPGNFRGHLSKSSQEPTPSSCSGQFPFPRTAGEDGASREAPTWSRSPSLRRTPRAERLCSVPAVPSTAPSPQQCTHLSTQHILPMAKGGRDPFSSDAGPLGDGSCGAKFPLAYNGGCLSLPPYPEPQGGPCPMASGAQPHPQAWGRAPSLSQLLQQRHVF, via the exons ATGCTGAAAGGTGCAGATGATTCTGTTATGGAGCAGGAGGGCTCTGCTTCCCGACATGGAGAAATGACAAGCTGGGATATCAATGACATCAAACTTCCCCAG CATGTGAGCCAGACAGACTGGTTTCAAGAATGGCCAGATTCCTATGTAAAACATATCTATAGCTCAGAGGATAAAAATGCTCAGAGGCACCACAGCAGTTGGGCAATGAGAAACACCAACAACCACAACTCTCGCATCTTAAAGAAGTCCTGCCTTGGAGTGGTGGTTTGTGGTAACAACTGCTCTACCTTGGATGGGAAGAAGATCTACCTAAGACCAGCCATATGTGATAAAGCCCGGCAAAAACAACAGC GGAAATGCTGTCCAAACTGCAATGGACCACTGCGGCTCCTTTCCTGCCGAGGCCATGGTGGTTACCCAGTTACCAACTTCTGGAGGCATGAAGGCCAATTCATATTTTTCCAG TCCAAAGGAGCTCATGACCATCCACGTCCAGAAACAAAACTAGAAGCAGAAGCAAGAAGATCAATCCAAAAAGCAAAGACAGCTTTTTCTCCATCTTCTCTAAGACTAAAAAGAATCCAGGAGATTGAG TCTCTGACAGGTGCAATGCCGACACAGGAGCCTTTGCCTTTGCTTCTTTCCAACCCGGATGCTCACATGCCACCTGGTAATTTCAGGGGACATTTAAGCAAAAGCTCCCAGGAGCCAACACcgagcagctgctctgggcagttTCCATTCCCAAGGACAGCAGGGGAGGATGGGGCCTCCAGAGAGGCACCAACCTGGAGCCGAAGCCCATCCCTCAGGAGGACCCCCAGAGCTGAGAGGCTGtgcagtgtccctgctgtgcccagcacagccccttcTCCCCAGCAGTGCACCCACCTCAGCACCCAGCACatcctgcccatggcaaaggGTGGCCGTGACCCCTTCAGCTCTGACGCGGGCCCTCTGGGAGATGGATCCTGCGGGGCGAAATTCCCGCTGGCCTACAATGGCGGCTGCCTCTCTCTGCCGCCCTACCCTGAGCCTCAGGGAGGGCCCTGCCCCATGGCAAGTGGGGCACAGCCGCACCCACAGGCGTGGGGGAGGGCACCAAGTCTGTCCCAACTACTGCAACAACGACATGTTTTTTAA